From Flavobacterium lipolyticum, one genomic window encodes:
- a CDS encoding IS3 family transposase — protein sequence MNELRHKYGLELLLNLADMARSSFYYHQKQSKSPDKYRETKELIKAIYQKHKGRYGYRGITDELQNRGLLINHKTVLRLMNLLGLKSVIRAKKYKSYKGDNGKIAPNQKWATDITKFNVRGNKLYLSPIIDLFNQEIISYEVTERPVFNQVVIMLKKAFRKIPNNTNLILHSDQGWQYQMKHYQDLLEQKKNQTKHVKKRKLSG from the coding sequence ATAAACGAGCTAAGGCATAAATATGGTTTGGAATTACTTCTGAACCTAGCAGATATGGCACGCAGCAGTTTTTACTATCATCAAAAACAAAGTAAATCACCTGATAAATACAGAGAAACTAAAGAGCTGATTAAAGCCATTTATCAAAAGCATAAAGGGCGCTATGGCTACAGAGGGATAACCGATGAGCTGCAAAACAGAGGACTGCTTATCAATCATAAGACAGTTCTCAGATTAATGAATCTATTAGGGCTAAAAAGTGTTATTAGAGCAAAAAAGTATAAATCTTATAAAGGTGATAATGGTAAAATAGCTCCAAATCAAAAATGGGCAACCGATATAACAAAGTTTAATGTAAGAGGAAACAAATTATATTTATCACCAATAATTGACTTGTTTAATCAGGAAATAATCAGCTATGAAGTTACAGAACGACCAGTGTTTAATCAAGTAGTAATCATGCTGAAAAAAGCCTTTAGAAAAATCCCAAACAATACAAATTTGATACTTCATTCTGACCAAGGCTGGCAATACCAAATGAAACATTACCAAGACTTATTAGAACAAAAAAAAAATCAAACAAAGCATGTCAAGAAAAGGAAACTGTCTGGATAA
- a CDS encoding transposase, giving the protein MSRKGNCLDNAIIENFFGILKSEMFYTQKFKSIEQLKKEINRYIIYYNNERIKSNLNKMSPIQYRVHYYQT; this is encoded by the coding sequence ATGTCAAGAAAAGGAAACTGTCTGGATAATGCAATTATTGAAAACTTCTTTGGAATATTAAAATCTGAAATGTTTTATACCCAAAAATTCAAATCAATAGAGCAATTAAAAAAAGAAATTAATAGATACATAATCTATTACAATAACGAAAGAATTAAATCAAATTTAAACAAAATGAGCCCAATACAATATCGAGTTCATTATTATCAAACTTAA
- a CDS encoding RHS repeat-associated core domain-containing protein, translated as MEGYVEPSGSSYKYIYQYKDHLGNIRLSYTKNPVTQVLEIIDENNYYPFGLKHKGYNDYVATSNKYKYNGKELQDELQLNVYDYGARNYDPAIGRWMNVDLMAEKAVSITPYRYAFNNPLTFVDPNGNYEVDGHYWTVYLAALLAGKSNAGELAYYAQIPDEIMDRGGDIVKATNTWTLLDWQVDVHALTGGYRDGERRNSELGYFNGKTARQQGYALHRFGDSFAHSKDNGRMYSTGIGHLFEGHTPDKIAERPELYKEYASSLTSMLGGNLEDMFTFNYVADNKGTTEQNSAILETEVRIQEGVKTFSVVGNQVGTINSYMKSRDAYTNTKSKYMATSATGDVYRPDGNGGFTKTTETRTYVIFN; from the coding sequence GTGGAAGGTTATGTAGAGCCTTCAGGAAGTTCTTATAAGTATATTTACCAGTACAAAGATCATTTGGGTAACATACGATTGAGTTATACTAAAAATCCAGTTACACAGGTTCTTGAAATTATTGACGAGAATAATTATTATCCTTTTGGATTGAAACACAAGGGGTATAATGATTATGTTGCTACTAGTAATAAGTATAAGTACAATGGCAAGGAGCTTCAAGACGAGCTACAGCTTAACGTTTATGATTATGGAGCACGTAATTATGACCCTGCAATTGGTCGTTGGATGAATGTTGACCTAATGGCAGAAAAAGCAGTCTCAATAACTCCCTATAGATATGCGTTTAATAATCCATTAACTTTTGTTGACCCTAATGGTAATTACGAGGTTGATGGACATTATTGGACTGTTTATCTAGCGGCTTTGTTAGCAGGAAAATCAAATGCTGGGGAGTTAGCTTATTATGCTCAAATTCCAGACGAAATAATGGACAGAGGTGGAGATATAGTAAAAGCTACAAATACATGGACGCTCTTGGATTGGCAGGTAGATGTGCATGCGTTAACTGGTGGTTATAGAGATGGTGAAAGAAGAAATTCTGAGTTAGGTTATTTTAATGGTAAAACGGCAAGACAACAAGGATATGCATTACATAGATTTGGAGATAGTTTTGCTCACTCGAAAGATAATGGAAGAATGTATTCAACGGGAATAGGACATTTATTTGAAGGACATACACCAGATAAAATAGCAGAACGTCCTGAATTGTATAAAGAATACGCTTCATCACTTACTTCAATGTTAGGTGGAAATTTAGAGGATATGTTTACATTTAATTATGTTGCCGATAACAAAGGAACGACAGAACAAAATAGTGCAATACTTGAAACAGAAGTTAGGATACAAGAAGGAGTAAAAACATTCAGTGTTGTTGGTAATCAAGTAGGAACTATAAATAGTTATATGAAATCTAGAGATGCGTATACAAATACTAAAAGTAAATACATGGCTACATCAGCGACAGGAGATGTGTATCGTCCTGATGGGAATGGAGGATTTACTAAAACCACAGAAACAAGAACCTACGTAATATTTAATTAG
- a CDS encoding RHS repeat-associated core domain-containing protein — protein MSYTKNPVTQVLNIVDKNNYYPFGLKHKGYNDYVAASNKYKFNGKELQDELSLNWDSFKWRNYDYAIGRFMCIDPLAEKYSYQSPYNFAENKVISHRELEGLEGIWFQAVMNADKAANPNGVSAHVMGISQGLVHSAKGLINSVAHPVEIAKGIGNAALWVAVGSQGSSALDKVLGTNSTGAGNALLNGVVSGGNKLVNGNGSQRGEVIGEIAGAVIGAKGMGAATKALSAAGKTTSLFRAVSNAELSDIASNGLRTTAGGYETSKLFATSAENAAQFGKLNYGFDGIPNTIIEAKVPNSVMGTTTSFTADGMSAVAVPAEQLQNIKKVIPSNSSPIGN, from the coding sequence TTGAGTTATACTAAAAATCCTGTGACTCAGGTTCTTAATATTGTTGACAAGAATAATTATTATCCTTTTGGATTGAAACACAAGGGGTATAATGATTATGTAGCTGCTAGTAATAAGTATAAGTTCAATGGAAAAGAACTGCAGGACGAGCTATCACTGAACTGGGATAGCTTCAAGTGGCGAAATTACGATTATGCTATTGGAAGATTTATGTGTATTGACCCGTTAGCTGAAAAATATAGCTATCAATCACCTTATAACTTTGCTGAAAATAAAGTAATTAGTCATCGAGAATTGGAAGGATTGGAAGGTATTTGGTTTCAAGCTGTAATGAATGCTGATAAAGCGGCTAACCCCAATGGTGTTAGTGCTCATGTTATGGGTATTTCGCAAGGTTTGGTTCATAGTGCAAAAGGTTTAATAAACTCTGTTGCTCATCCAGTAGAAATTGCCAAAGGAATTGGAAATGCGGCCTTATGGGTTGCCGTTGGGTCGCAAGGCTCTAGCGCATTAGATAAAGTACTAGGGACAAACTCTACTGGGGCTGGTAATGCTCTTTTAAACGGAGTAGTTAGTGGAGGGAACAAATTAGTCAATGGTAATGGTAGTCAAAGAGGAGAAGTTATTGGTGAGATTGCAGGTGCAGTTATAGGAGCTAAAGGAATGGGAGCGGCTACAAAAGCATTGTCTGCAGCAGGAAAAACGACAAGTTTATTTAGAGCCGTTTCTAATGCTGAATTATCAGATATCGCATCTAATGGCTTAAGAACTACTGCTGGAGGTTATGAAACATCAAAATTATTTGCAACTAGTGCAGAAAATGCAGCACAGTTTGGAAAATTAAATTATGGTTTTGATGGTATTCCCAATACTATTATAGAGGCAAAAGTTCCTAATAGTGTTATGGGAACTACAACGAGTTTTACTGCAGATGGAATGTCTGCAGTAGCAGTTCCTGCTGAACAATTGCAAAATATTAAAAAAGTTATACCTTCAAACTCAAGTCCAATCGGTAATTAA
- a CDS encoding RHS repeat-associated core domain-containing protein, which yields MEGYVEPFVGSYKYVYQYKDHLGNIRLSYAKNPVTQVLTIIDENNYYPFGLKHTGYNDYVATNNKYKYNGKELQDELGLNVYDYGARIYTPDAPRFWQIDPLAEKGRRWSPYNYAMDNPVYFIDPVGMWPDNSITGLISRATSVVKNYVSNKVSTVVSNTRNILSQKASTILDKITPDIKIGKAEKAQKASGFGVSFATEGGKQGGMTTDQGDRKTKQVDMSVVVGLTDVYGPPTTVPGVAPDGSNPFVKSPDGGDEVKSEPTMKTENSEVQISVPKVTFDASGNGSRSATKFNKDTIVNKKDSARVTNEAKNIQQKRIENFNKKYGTDF from the coding sequence GTGGAAGGTTATGTAGAGCCTTTCGTAGGTTCTTATAAATATGTGTACCAGTACAAGGATCACTTAGGGAACATACGATTAAGTTATGCTAAAAATCCGGTGACTCAGGTTCTTACCATTATTGATGAAAATAATTATTATCCTTTTGGATTGAAACATACAGGGTATAATGATTATGTAGCTACTAATAATAAGTATAAGTACAATGGAAAAGAATTGCAGGACGAATTAGGGCTTAATGTTTACGATTATGGAGCGAGAATTTATACTCCCGATGCTCCAAGATTTTGGCAGATTGACCCGCTCGCTGAGAAAGGTCGTAGATGGTCGCCTTATAATTATGCTATGGATAATCCTGTTTATTTTATTGACCCTGTTGGGATGTGGCCAGATAATTCTATTACGGGATTAATTAGTAGAGCTACATCAGTAGTTAAAAATTATGTTTCAAATAAAGTAAGTACTGTTGTTTCAAATACTAGAAATATACTTTCTCAGAAAGCTAGTACAATATTGGATAAAATAACGCCTGATATTAAAATAGGAAAGGCTGAAAAAGCTCAAAAAGCATCTGGTTTTGGTGTTAGTTTTGCGACGGAAGGTGGAAAACAAGGTGGAATGACAACCGATCAAGGAGATAGAAAGACAAAACAAGTTGACATGAGTGTAGTTGTTGGATTAACAGATGTTTATGGCCCGCCTACAACGGTACCTGGTGTAGCCCCTGATGGCAGTAATCCTTTTGTAAAGAGTCCAGATGGCGGAGATGAAGTAAAATCTGAACCAACAATGAAAACAGAAAATAGTGAAGTTCAAATATCAGTACCCAAGGTGACATTTGACGCAAGTGGTAACGGTTCAAGATCAGCTACTAAATTTAATAAAGATACTATTGTCAATAAAAAAGATTCTGCAAGAGTAACTAATGAGGCTAAAAATATACAACAGAAACGTATTGAAAATTTCAATAAAAAATATGGAACGGATTTTTAA
- a CDS encoding DUF6443 domain-containing protein produces the protein MEKYKPIICLLLVTSLSIKAQTLSNENFIYTLSPKKPVKAANLSTLTKDEMSQTVTYFDGLGRPIQTIAIGQGTGDKDIVTPMEYDDFGRQVKEYLPYAVANGSNSYPMIDPKTAISAATIFYGKSEYDNTSNPFSQKAFEPSPLNRVLKQAAPGASWEMGKGHEIKIDYQANTDVDAVKLYKANTTWDAGLGLYDISFTDAGTYAEGRLYKTITHDENTTATPSESAGSTVEFKNTEGQVILKRTYNSGNPHDTYYVYDIYGNLTYVLPPKVSGAVNDEILNGLCYQYKYDYRNRLVEKKLPGKQWEFIVYDKLDRPVATGPAFSPFKDETAEGWLITKYDAFSRPVYTGWSSQTSNSATRKALQDAQNTAAVLFETKQSSGTIDDIPVYYSNNIAPTKFKLLTVTYYDNYNYPNAAVKPTTIEDQTVLDNAKGLVTGNWTRALTTASETSGETTTTFYDRKARAVSTRTQNYLSGYTNTDSKLDFIGKSLYTITKHKRTSGDTELIIREEYTYSPQDRLLTHTHQINGGTVELLADNTYDDLGQLIVKNVGNNTASPLQKVHYRYNIRGWLTGINNVENLQQDTDPVDLFAFKINYDKQPGNSQVQALYNGNISETYWKTNTDLTKRSYGYQYDNLNRLTSAIYSKPNDAIPISGAYNESLSYDKNGNIKSLQRYGTSDAPSIVFQTDDLTYDYLNENSNQLTKVIDGTAGNDNEGFIDGNKTGDDFTYDANGNMITDKNKNITSITYNHLNLPLKITFATTGNIEYIYNANGVKLSKTVNKGTCITTITDYLGGFQYESMANKCTRAGRGYTGVLKFFPTAEGYVEPSTGSYKYVYQYKDHLGNIRLSYTKNLATQVLTIIDENNYYPFGLKHKGYNDYVATSNKYKYNGKELQDELGLNITAMDFREYDNALGRFFGIDRLAEFAPAITPYRFGFDNPIMYTDPTGLFETRKEARAYRREHNIRGSISKNDDGSFAINDKKNHISYTKGEEGSNEKFSNDGVQESALVSAPEPSNTMSTIGQVNALAGYGATGIEQISGSFRITNGVYNGSQLSLRYYQSAWAGGSRASITTYNFGKIGKGLGRIGFGIGLATDTYGVIEWTKNSKSPNAVHPAKASLNTGMGAWGLMGGPPGAIASAVYTGIDVFYPGGFEGAANTAKRTEDQEIKMTGHSLLNNSALKF, from the coding sequence ATGGAAAAGTACAAGCCAATTATCTGTCTGTTATTAGTAACAAGTTTGAGTATAAAAGCCCAAACGCTTAGCAATGAAAACTTTATATACACCCTAAGTCCTAAAAAACCGGTTAAAGCAGCAAATCTAAGCACGCTTACCAAGGACGAAATGAGTCAGACTGTAACCTATTTTGACGGATTAGGCCGTCCGATACAAACCATTGCCATCGGTCAGGGAACAGGAGACAAAGACATTGTAACCCCTATGGAGTATGATGACTTTGGCCGGCAAGTCAAAGAATACCTGCCGTATGCAGTGGCCAATGGAAGCAACAGTTACCCCATGATCGACCCGAAAACAGCTATAAGTGCAGCAACCATCTTTTATGGTAAATCGGAATACGATAATACCTCAAATCCTTTCTCTCAAAAAGCATTTGAACCATCACCATTGAACCGCGTTTTAAAACAAGCTGCTCCGGGAGCTTCGTGGGAAATGGGCAAAGGCCATGAAATTAAAATCGATTACCAGGCCAATACCGATGTGGATGCGGTAAAACTCTACAAAGCCAATACTACTTGGGACGCAGGTTTAGGATTGTACGACATTAGTTTTACTGATGCAGGAACCTATGCGGAAGGAAGACTCTATAAAACGATTACGCACGATGAAAATACAACTGCAACCCCAAGCGAAAGTGCCGGTTCGACGGTAGAATTTAAAAATACCGAAGGGCAGGTTATCTTAAAAAGAACCTACAATTCAGGCAATCCACATGATACGTACTACGTTTACGATATTTATGGGAATCTGACCTATGTATTGCCCCCAAAAGTATCGGGTGCAGTTAATGACGAGATTCTAAACGGATTGTGTTACCAGTACAAATACGACTACCGCAATCGTCTGGTCGAGAAAAAACTGCCCGGAAAACAATGGGAGTTTATAGTGTACGACAAACTCGATCGTCCCGTAGCCACAGGACCGGCTTTTTCACCTTTTAAAGATGAAACTGCCGAAGGCTGGCTCATTACCAAATACGACGCCTTTAGCAGACCTGTTTATACGGGCTGGAGCAGTCAAACCTCAAATTCAGCTACCAGAAAGGCATTACAGGATGCCCAAAATACCGCTGCCGTTTTATTTGAAACGAAACAAAGTTCAGGAACCATAGACGATATACCGGTATACTACAGCAATAACATTGCTCCAACGAAATTTAAACTTTTAACCGTTACCTATTACGACAATTATAATTATCCTAATGCAGCTGTTAAGCCTACAACTATTGAAGATCAGACCGTTTTAGACAATGCCAAAGGTCTGGTAACCGGAAACTGGACAAGAGCCTTAACCACTGCCTCAGAAACATCAGGAGAAACCACCACTACCTTTTACGATCGAAAAGCCAGAGCAGTGAGTACTCGAACTCAGAATTATTTAAGCGGTTATACCAATACCGACAGCAAACTAGATTTTATTGGAAAGTCACTCTATACCATCACCAAACACAAACGTACCTCAGGAGATACCGAGCTCATCATAAGAGAAGAATACACCTATTCGCCGCAGGATCGTTTGCTGACGCACACCCACCAAATCAATGGCGGAACAGTAGAACTTTTGGCAGATAACACTTATGATGACTTAGGACAATTGATCGTTAAAAATGTAGGGAACAACACAGCAAGCCCTTTGCAGAAAGTACATTATAGGTACAACATTAGAGGCTGGCTTACCGGAATCAACAATGTGGAAAACCTACAGCAAGATACGGACCCGGTGGATCTGTTTGCCTTTAAGATAAACTATGACAAACAACCGGGCAACTCACAGGTTCAGGCTTTGTACAACGGAAACATTTCAGAGACCTATTGGAAGACCAACACCGATCTTACCAAGCGTTCCTATGGGTATCAGTACGACAACCTGAATCGTTTAACCAGTGCGATTTACAGTAAACCCAATGACGCTATTCCGATTTCAGGGGCCTATAACGAAAGTTTGAGTTATGATAAAAACGGAAACATTAAATCTTTGCAGCGATATGGAACCAGTGATGCACCGTCTATTGTTTTTCAAACAGATGATTTGACTTATGATTATTTAAATGAAAACTCCAATCAACTGACCAAAGTAATCGACGGTACTGCCGGAAATGACAACGAAGGTTTTATAGATGGTAATAAAACCGGGGATGATTTTACCTATGATGCCAATGGAAATATGATTACCGATAAAAACAAAAACATCACTTCTATCACTTACAACCACTTGAATTTACCTCTAAAAATTACCTTTGCGACCACCGGAAATATTGAGTACATTTACAATGCCAATGGCGTAAAACTAAGTAAAACGGTTAATAAAGGCACTTGCATCACTACCATTACAGACTATTTAGGAGGATTTCAATATGAAAGTATGGCCAACAAATGCACAAGGGCAGGAAGAGGATATACCGGAGTTCTGAAGTTTTTCCCAACTGCTGAAGGTTATGTAGAGCCTTCCACAGGTTCTTACAAATATGTGTACCAGTACAAAGATCACTTAGGCAACATACGATTAAGTTACACGAAAAACCTGGCAACACAAGTTCTTACCATAATTGACGAGAATAATTATTATCCTTTTGGATTGAAACACAAGGGGTATAATGATTATGTTGCTACTAGTAATAAGTATAAATATAACGGAAAAGAGCTGCAAGATGAGCTTGGACTTAACATTACAGCAATGGACTTCCGTGAATATGATAATGCATTAGGTAGGTTCTTTGGAATTGATAGACTTGCAGAATTTGCTCCAGCAATAACTCCTTACAGATTTGGATTTGATAATCCAATCATGTATACAGACCCTACTGGTCTCTTTGAAACTAGGAAGGAAGCAAGAGCTTATAGACGTGAACATAATATTAGAGGTTCAATTAGTAAAAATGATGATGGTTCTTTTGCAATAAATGATAAAAAAAATCATATAAGTTATACCAAAGGAGAGGAAGGTTCTAATGAAAAATTCAGTAATGATGGAGTTCAAGAATCAGCATTAGTATCAGCTCCAGAGCCAAGTAATACAATGTCTACTATTGGACAGGTTAATGCGCTTGCAGGCTATGGAGCTACAGGAATTGAACAAATCAGTGGTTCTTTTCGAATTACGAATGGTGTTTATAATGGTAGTCAACTTAGTTTAAGGTATTACCAAAGTGCATGGGCTGGAGGAAGTCGTGCTAGTATTACAACATATAATTTCGGCAAAATTGGTAAAGGTTTAGGGAGAATTGGTTTTGGGATAGGTTTAGCAACAGATACATATGGAGTTATTGAATGGACTAAAAATTCTAAATCACCAAATGCAGTCCATCCTGCTAAGGCAAGCCTTAATACTGGTATGGGAGCATGGGGATTAATGGGAGGGCCTCCTGGAGCTATTGCTTCAGCTGTTTATACAGGTATTGACGTTTTCTACCCAGGGGGATTTGAAGGAGCGGCAAATACAGCAAAAAGAACAGAGGATCAAGAAATAAAAATGACAGGACATTCACTTTTGAATAACTCTGCTTTAAAATTTTAA
- the aspA gene encoding aspartate ammonia-lyase: MGSTRKEHDFLGELDIPNHLYYGIQTFRAVENFNITGIPISKEPLFIKALGYVKKAAALANKDCGALDAKIAEAICYGSDQVIAGKFDQEFVSDLIQGGAGTSVNMNANEVIANIGLEYLGHKKGDYNFLHPNNHVNCSQSTNDAYPSAFRIALYLKIESFIKTLEGLEVAFAAKGEEFKSVLKMGRTQLQDAVPMTLGQEFNSYATTIGEDVRRLRDAQSLVLEINMGATAIGTRVNAPEGYPEICVNYLAKEVGIPLTLSPDLIEATVDTGAYVQIMGTLKRTAVKISKICNDLRLLSSGPRTGFNEINLPARQPGSSIMPGKVNPVIPEVVNQTCFYVIGQDLTVTMAAEAGQLQLNVMEPVIAFAMFTSLDYLSNAIQTLIDKCIIGITANEDHCYNMVMNSIGIVTQLNPILGYEESASIAGEALKLNKSVHQIAVIERKLITQEKWDEIYSLDNLINPKFITK; this comes from the coding sequence ATGGGATCAACAAGAAAAGAGCATGATTTTTTAGGGGAATTAGACATTCCAAATCATCTATATTATGGTATCCAAACCTTCAGAGCAGTAGAGAATTTTAATATCACAGGAATTCCTATTTCAAAAGAACCTTTATTCATCAAAGCATTAGGTTATGTAAAAAAAGCGGCAGCTTTGGCTAACAAAGATTGTGGCGCATTAGATGCTAAAATAGCAGAAGCAATTTGTTATGGAAGTGATCAGGTAATTGCTGGTAAATTTGATCAGGAATTTGTAAGCGATTTGATTCAGGGTGGAGCCGGAACTTCGGTAAACATGAACGCTAACGAAGTAATCGCTAATATTGGTTTAGAATATTTAGGACATAAAAAAGGAGATTATAACTTCTTACACCCAAACAACCACGTAAACTGCTCTCAGTCTACTAATGACGCCTATCCATCAGCTTTTAGAATTGCACTTTATCTGAAAATAGAAAGTTTTATTAAAACTTTAGAAGGTCTTGAAGTAGCATTTGCTGCAAAAGGAGAAGAGTTCAAAAGTGTTCTGAAAATGGGAAGAACACAATTGCAGGATGCTGTTCCTATGACTTTAGGGCAGGAGTTTAACTCTTATGCTACCACTATTGGAGAAGATGTTAGAAGATTAAGAGATGCTCAGAGTTTGGTTTTGGAGATCAATATGGGAGCAACAGCTATCGGAACAAGAGTAAACGCACCGGAAGGATACCCTGAAATTTGCGTAAACTACTTAGCAAAAGAAGTTGGAATTCCGTTAACCCTTTCTCCTGATTTAATTGAAGCTACCGTAGATACCGGAGCTTATGTTCAAATCATGGGAACATTGAAAAGAACGGCCGTTAAAATTTCTAAAATCTGTAACGATTTAAGATTGTTGAGCTCAGGACCAAGAACAGGATTTAACGAGATCAATCTGCCTGCACGTCAGCCGGGATCTTCTATCATGCCAGGGAAAGTAAACCCGGTAATTCCGGAAGTGGTAAATCAGACTTGTTTTTATGTAATCGGACAGGATTTGACTGTAACTATGGCAGCCGAAGCGGGACAATTACAATTGAATGTGATGGAGCCGGTAATTGCTTTTGCTATGTTTACTTCATTGGATTATCTTTCAAATGCAATTCAGACCTTAATTGATAAATGTATCATTGGAATCACTGCAAATGAAGATCACTGTTACAATATGGTCATGAATAGTATTGGAATCGTGACTCAGCTAAACCCAATTTTAGGTTATGAAGAAAGTGCCAGTATTGCGGGTGAAGCTTTAAAATTGAACAAAAGTGTACATCAGATTGCCGTGATTGAAAGAAAATTAATCACTCAGGAAAAATGGGACGAAATTTATTCATTGGATAATTTAATCAACCCAAAATTCATTACAAAATAG
- a CDS encoding pentapeptide repeat-containing protein has protein sequence MKKESQYFLDKEYDTIIYGKEDVNFKDFECCVFNNCNFSACTFLAVTFIDCVFNDCIFSEAKINYVAFRTATFNRCEIKDVNFTMCDKLIFEIHFYDCILDFSKFYTLKIKGTTFTNCSLIAVDFMATDLTSVLFENCDLYRSEFNKAIANKADFKTSYNYTIDPSKTKLKKAVFALNEVKGLLFKHDVIVS, from the coding sequence TTGAAAAAAGAATCTCAATATTTCCTTGATAAAGAATACGATACCATTATCTATGGTAAAGAGGATGTCAATTTTAAAGATTTTGAATGTTGTGTTTTTAACAATTGTAATTTTTCTGCCTGTACCTTTTTAGCCGTTACTTTCATCGATTGTGTTTTCAACGATTGTATTTTCAGCGAAGCTAAAATTAACTATGTTGCCTTTCGAACCGCCACTTTTAATCGCTGCGAAATTAAAGACGTTAATTTTACCATGTGCGACAAACTGATCTTTGAAATTCATTTTTACGATTGCATTTTGGATTTTTCAAAATTTTACACTTTAAAGATCAAAGGAACCACTTTTACGAATTGTAGTTTAATTGCTGTAGATTTTATGGCTACCGACCTCACCAGCGTCCTGTTTGAGAATTGCGATTTGTATCGCTCTGAATTTAACAAAGCCATCGCCAATAAAGCCGATTTCAAAACCAGCTACAATTACACTATTGATCCCTCAAAAACTAAACTAAAAAAAGCAGTTTTTGCTTTGAATGAAGTAAAAGGATTGTTATTCAAGCACGATGTGATTGTGAGTTAA
- a CDS encoding GNAT family N-acetyltransferase, producing MIAISEATVRDIKQIQKIVHITWPITYGEILTKEQLDYMLDLFYSDEALADQLEKREQLFYMIEDEMTTIGFIGIEHNYKEKAATKIHKIYLLPETQGKGIGKKVIEEIERLGAVHNSQALSLNVNRFNTALGFYKKIGFEIVGESDLDIGNGYLMEDYVMEKKF from the coding sequence ATGATTGCAATTTCAGAAGCTACAGTTAGAGATATTAAACAAATTCAAAAAATAGTACATATAACATGGCCGATTACATACGGTGAAATCTTAACCAAAGAACAATTAGATTATATGTTGGATCTTTTTTACTCTGATGAAGCTTTGGCTGATCAGTTAGAAAAAAGAGAGCAGTTGTTTTATATGATTGAGGATGAGATGACCACTATAGGGTTTATCGGAATTGAACACAATTATAAAGAAAAAGCAGCAACCAAAATTCATAAAATTTACCTTTTACCGGAAACTCAGGGAAAAGGAATTGGTAAAAAAGTGATTGAAGAAATTGAAAGGCTTGGGGCAGTACACAATTCTCAGGCATTATCCCTAAATGTGAACCGATTTAATACGGCTCTGGGTTTTTACAAAAAGATAGGTTTTGAAATTGTTGGAGAATCCGATCTTGATATTGGAAACGGTTACTTGATGGAAGATTATGTGATGGAGAAGAAGTTCTAG